In a single window of the Canis lupus dingo isolate Sandy chromosome 18, ASM325472v2, whole genome shotgun sequence genome:
- the FERMT3 gene encoding fermitin family homolog 3, with product MAGMKTATGDYIDSSWELRVFVGEDDPEAESVTLRVTGESHIGGVLLKIVEEIKRKQDWSDHAIWWEQKRQWLLQTHWTLDKYGILADARLFFGPQHRPVILRLPNRRALRLRASFSQPLFQAVAAICRLLSIRHPEELSLLRAPEKKEKKKKEKEPEEELYDLTKVVLAGGVAPALFRGMPAHFSDSAQTEACYHMLSRPQPPPDPLLLQRLPRPSSLLDKTQLHSRWLDSSRCLMQQGIKAGDMLWLRFKYYSFFDLDPKTDPVRLTQLYEQARWDLLLEETDCTEEEMMVFAALQYHINKLSQSGEVGETAGTDLGLDDLDAALNNLEVKLEGSASTDVLNNLTTIPELKDHLRIFRPRKLTLKGYRQHWVVFKETTLSYYKSQDEAPGDPIQQLNLKGCEVVPDVNVSGQKFCIKLLVPSPEGMSEIYLRCQDEKQYARWMAGCRLASKGRTMADSSYASEVQAILAFLSLQRTGGGGSGNHPQGPDASAEGLNPYGLVAPRFQRKFKAKQLTPRILEAHQNVAQLSLSEAQLRFIQAWQSLPDFGISYVVVRFKGSKKDEILGIANNRLIRIDLAVGDVVKTWRFSNMRQWNVNWDIRQVAIEFDEHINVAFSCVSASCRIVHEYIGGYIFLSTRERARGEELDEDLFLQLTGGHEAF from the exons ATGGCGGGGATGAAGACGGCCACCGGGGACTACATCGACTCGTCCTGGGAGCTGCGGGTCTTTGTGGGAGAGGATGACCCGGAGGCTGAGTCGGTCACCCTCCGGGTCACAGGGGAGTCGCACATCGGTGGGGTGCTCCTGAAGATTGTGGAGGAGATCA AGCGCAAGCAGGACTGGTCAGACCATGCCATTTGGTGGGAACAGAAAAGACAATGGCTTCTGCAGACCCACTGGACGCTGGACAAGTACGGCATCCTGGCCGATGCTCGCCTCTTCTTCGGGCCCCAGCACCGGCCCGTCATCCTGCGGCTGCCCAATCGCCGGGCCCTGCGCCTGCGAGCCAGCTTCTCCCAGCCCCTCTTCCAGGCTGTGGCTGCCATCTGCCGCCTCCTCA GTATCCGGCACCCTGAGGAGCTGTCCCTACTCCGGGCTCctgagaagaaggagaagaagaagaaggagaaggagccagAAGAGGAGTTGTATGACTTGACCAAGGTCGTCCTGGCTGGAG GCGTGGCACCTGCATTGTTCCGGGGAATGCCAGCCCACTTCTCAGACAGCGCCCAGACCGAGGCCTGCTATCACATGCTGAGCCGGCCACAGCCACCGCCGGACCCCCTCTTGCTCCAGCGCCTGCCTCGGCCCAGCTCCCTGTTGGACAAGACTCAGCTCCACAGCAG GTGGCTGGACTCCTCACGGTGCCTCATGCAGCAGGGGATCAAGGCCGGGGACATGCTCTGGTTGCGCTTTAAGTACTACAGCTTCTTCGACCTGGATCCCAAG ACAGACCCAGTGCGGCTGACCCAGCTATATGAGCAGGCTCGGTGGGACTTACTGCTGGAGGAGACCGACTGCACCGAGGAGGAGATGATGGTGTTCGCAGCCCTGCAG TACCACATCAACAAGCTGTCCCAGAGTGGAGAGGTGGGTGAAACTGCTGGCACGGACCTGGGGCTGGACGACCTGGATGCCGCCCTGAACAACCTGGAGGTGAAGCTGGAAGGCTCGGCCTCCACAGATGTGCTG AACAACCTCACCACCATCCCAGAACTTAAGGACCATCTCCGGATCTTCCG GCCCCGGAAGCTGACCCTAAAGGGGTATCGCCAACACTGGGTGGTGTTCAAGGAGACCACCCTGTCCTACTACAAGAGCCAGGATGAGGCCCCAGGGGACCCCATTCAGCAGCTCAACCTCAAGG GCTGTGAGGTGGTCCCTGATGTCAACGTCTCAGGCCAGAAGTTCTGCATTAAACTCCTGGTACCCTCCCCTGAGGGCATGAGCGAAATCTACCTGCGGTGCCAGGAT GAGAAGCAGTATGCCCGCTGGATGGCCGGCTGCCGACTGGCGTCTAAGGGTCGCACCATGGCGGACAGCAGCTATGCCAGCGAGGTGCAGGCCATTCTGGCCTTCCTCAGCCTGCAGCGGACAGGTGGCGGGGGCTCAGGCAACCACCCCCAGGGCCCTGATGCCTCTGCCGAGGGTCTCAACCCCTATGGCCTTGTTGCACCCCGCTTCCAGCGAAAGTTCAAGGCCAAGCAG CTCACCCCACGGATCCTGGAAGCCCACCAGAACGTGGCTCAGCTTTCGCTGTCTGAGGCCCAGCTGCGCTTCATCCAGGCCTGGCAGTCCTTGCCTGACTTTGGCATCTCCTACGTTGTGGTCAG GTTCAAGGGCAGCAAGAAGGATGAGATCCTGGGCATCGCCAACAACAGGCTGATCCGCATTGACCTGGCTGTAGGCGACGTGGTCAAGACCTGGCGCTTCAGCAATATGCGCCAGTGGAATGTCAACTGGGACATCCGACAG GTGGCCATCGAGTTTGATGAACATATCAACGTGGCTTTCAGCTGTGTGTCCGCCAGCTGCCGCATCGTGCATGAATATATCGGGGGCTACATTTTCCTGTCAACCCGAGAGCGGGCCCGTGGGGAAGAGCTGGACGAGGACCTCTTCCTGCAGCTCACAGGAGGCCATGAGGCCTTCTGA